A single window of Halanaerobiaceae bacterium ANBcell28 DNA harbors:
- a CDS encoding type II toxin-antitoxin system PemK/MazF family toxin, producing the protein MNFINWTALKYTYRYDGINTRAVKKGEIYYCDLGENIGSEQSKKRPVIILQNDTGNKYSSTTIVAPIINSPKTLPVHIPIKKVMSGLQTTGVIRLEHIREIAKCRLGIFVEKIDIKSSGWKNVERGIKISLDIK; encoded by the coding sequence TTGAATTTTATAAATTGGACAGCTTTAAAATATACATATAGATATGATGGTATTAATACACGGGCAGTAAAAAAGGGTGAAATATATTATTGTGATTTAGGTGAAAATATTGGCAGTGAGCAGAGTAAAAAACGTCCTGTAATAATTTTACAAAATGATACGGGAAATAAATACTCTTCCACTACAATTGTTGCACCAATAATCAATTCTCCAAAGACTTTACCGGTACACATACCTATAAAAAAAGTGATGAGTGGTTTACAAACAACTGGTGTAATAAGGTTAGAGCACATTAGAGAAATTGCTAAATGTAGATTAGGTATATTTGTGGAAAAAATCGATATTAAATCCTCAGGATGGAAAAATGTTGAGCGAGGAATTAAAATCTCACTTGACATCAAATAA